The following are from one region of the Nostoc cf. commune SO-36 genome:
- a CDS encoding choice-of-anchor tandem repeat GloVer-containing protein produces MLYQLTGATITGLTSFNGANGATPESTLIQLSNGAFYGTASFGGSSNLGTVFKFVI; encoded by the coding sequence GTGCTGTATCAGCTAACTGGAGCAACCATCACTGGCTTAACTAGTTTTAATGGCGCTAATGGGGCAACGCCAGAGTCCACGTTAATTCAGCTCTCGAATGGTGCCTTCTACGGTACTGCCTCTTTTGGTGGTAGTTCTAATTTAGGAACTGTGTTTAAGTTTGTAATCTAG
- a CDS encoding choice-of-anchor tandem repeat GloVer-containing protein — protein MTSDTVFKLAKTTFTTLTTLVNFTGTNGANPAGRLITGGDGNLWGTSSTGGASNKGTIFKVSPTTGLLTTVKSFSGTNGATPLARLQLATDGNYYGSASAGGTSGNGVVFKLTPAGVLTSYNFSGVTNGANPQSALIESSGFLYGTTKLGGANNKGAIFKVPVGGGTPVLVASFNDTNGANPTAALIKASNGNFYGTASAGGVNNKGVIYSASRYYAIQFFLLPLS, from the coding sequence GTGACCTCGGACACCGTGTTTAAGTTGGCAAAAACAACTTTTACAACCCTGACAACTCTTGTGAATTTCACAGGCACTAATGGGGCTAACCCAGCAGGCAGACTGATTACTGGCGGTGATGGCAATTTGTGGGGGACAAGCTCTACAGGTGGAGCTAGTAATAAAGGAACTATATTCAAGGTTTCGCCCACTACTGGTCTACTCACCACCGTCAAAAGTTTTAGCGGTACTAATGGAGCAACTCCATTAGCAAGATTGCAACTGGCTACCGATGGAAACTACTACGGCAGTGCCTCTGCCGGTGGGACAAGTGGTAACGGAGTTGTGTTCAAATTAACTCCCGCAGGAGTACTGACTTCATATAACTTTAGTGGTGTCACTAATGGGGCAAATCCGCAGTCTGCATTAATTGAATCTAGTGGATTCCTTTACGGCACCACTAAACTGGGTGGGGCCAACAATAAAGGAGCTATATTCAAGGTTCCTGTTGGTGGCGGTACACCCGTTTTAGTTGCTAGTTTTAACGACACTAATGGGGCTAACCCAACAGCTGCACTTATAAAAGCAAGCAATGGTAATTTCTATGGCACAGCTTCTGCTGGTGGGGTAAATAACAAAGGAGTTATTTACAGCGCTTCCCGCTATTATGCAATACAGTTTTTCTTATTGCCTCTCTCCTAA
- a CDS encoding choice-of-anchor tandem repeat GloVer-containing protein yields the protein MNKINLYKQRQSKNRVLILTSLTVLTSSLVLPFQQAFAATLTTVVNFNGTNGATPRAGVLKGNGTDDNLYGTTSAGGTSGKGTAFKLAPTAYNILTTLINFTGTSGINKGTNPVARLFQAADGNLYGATFTGGTSDLGHRV from the coding sequence ATGAATAAGATTAATCTGTACAAACAACGTCAAAGCAAAAATAGGGTATTGATTTTAACTTCCCTAACCGTTTTGACTTCTTCATTAGTACTACCATTCCAACAAGCCTTTGCTGCAACATTGACTACTGTTGTAAATTTCAACGGCACTAACGGAGCTACACCAAGAGCTGGTGTACTTAAGGGTAACGGTACTGATGACAATCTTTATGGAACTACTTCTGCTGGTGGCACTTCTGGTAAAGGAACTGCATTCAAGTTAGCTCCTACTGCTTACAATATTCTGACCACACTGATAAACTTCACTGGAACATCTGGAATCAACAAAGGGACTAATCCAGTTGCTAGATTATTCCAAGCAGCTGATGGCAACTTATATGGGGCAACCTTTACAGGTGGTACAAGTGACCTCGGACACCGTGTTTAA
- a CDS encoding substrate-binding domain-containing protein produces MGFYRDRKSNKLTSSISVLAVTISLVAAQSATHKSLAQTATAPAPAGVTLINGAGSSAVNTLLSGTGTTAPLAPQGSWFNVFGVGNPPSLNDPAGIANGPVAPAFTFRYASVGSGAGVTSFFTQTPPSVPAGTPALNSLTILRPVSFGATDDPLAGTDIERIVTGTSNSGKAIQVPVVGVGIALAFNRTGLNVPAAGLRLSRITYCGILNGTITNWNDTRIRNDNGGAIIAANLPLRVVRRSDSSGTTFALTNHLNTVCKTAATPGIPTANTWSRGVGTISASGTVPPAAPANTVVWPASFVSALGNGGVATTISSTSGAIGYVDSATRLARSLPAALLQNRTGAYVGPTTPGIQNALASGTIVKYGAAPANRLIRIDGLADPTVATAYPISTASYFLFYDVYAGSNTTGPAAGIRQFINWALANAAQPVPPAANSSSPTPDQIAIARGYAPLPNNIKTVARTVVNTCVNTTSGPSPCTP; encoded by the coding sequence ATGGGTTTTTATCGCGATCGCAAATCGAACAAATTGACAAGTTCAATTTCTGTACTTGCCGTCACAATTAGTTTAGTAGCAGCTCAATCTGCTACTCACAAATCTCTAGCTCAGACTGCCACCGCTCCTGCCCCGGCGGGAGTAACTTTGATAAATGGTGCGGGTTCAAGCGCTGTAAATACTTTGTTGTCAGGTACAGGAACTACAGCTCCACTTGCTCCCCAAGGCTCATGGTTTAACGTTTTTGGTGTGGGAAATCCTCCATCCCTCAACGATCCCGCAGGAATCGCCAATGGTCCAGTTGCTCCTGCCTTCACATTCAGATATGCTTCGGTTGGTAGTGGTGCAGGCGTAACAAGTTTTTTCACTCAAACCCCGCCATCAGTGCCGGCTGGTACACCAGCTCTTAATAGTCTTACTATTTTAAGACCAGTCTCTTTTGGAGCTACTGACGACCCCTTAGCAGGAACAGACATTGAACGAATAGTTACTGGCACTTCCAATAGCGGAAAGGCCATTCAAGTGCCTGTGGTAGGTGTTGGAATCGCGTTAGCTTTCAACCGTACTGGTCTCAATGTACCAGCAGCCGGGCTTAGGCTTTCACGAATTACCTACTGTGGTATTTTGAACGGCACCATCACAAATTGGAACGATACCAGGATTAGAAATGATAACGGCGGCGCAATAATTGCAGCCAATTTGCCCCTCAGAGTTGTACGTCGTAGTGACAGTAGCGGTACTACTTTTGCTTTAACTAATCATCTCAATACTGTATGTAAAACTGCTGCGACTCCAGGTATTCCAACAGCTAATACATGGAGTAGAGGAGTGGGTACCATCAGTGCTTCAGGTACTGTACCCCCAGCAGCACCAGCCAATACAGTTGTTTGGCCAGCAAGTTTTGTATCTGCTTTAGGAAATGGAGGTGTAGCCACTACGATCTCAAGCACTTCTGGTGCAATTGGTTATGTAGATAGTGCTACCCGTTTAGCTAGAAGTCTACCTGCTGCACTTCTACAGAACAGAACAGGCGCATACGTTGGCCCGACAACACCTGGAATTCAAAACGCTTTGGCAAGTGGAACCATAGTAAAATATGGTGCTGCTCCCGCTAACAGGCTGATTAGAATTGATGGTTTGGCCGATCCAACCGTTGCAACTGCTTACCCCATTTCCACAGCAAGTTATTTCCTGTTTTATGACGTATATGCAGGCTCTAACACAACTGGCCCAGCTGCTGGGATCAGACAGTTCATCAACTGGGCTTTAGCAAATGCGGCACAACCAGTTCCCCCCGCAGCGAACTCCTCTAGCCCCACTCCAGACCAAATAGCTATAGCTCGCGGATATGCCCCTCTTCCCAACAACATTAAAACTGTGGCTAGAACTGTTGTGAATACTTGCGTAAATACTACTTCTGGCCCTTCCCCTTGCACCCCTTAG
- a CDS encoding integrin alpha — translation MADPLFDLSSLDGSNGFTIDGINASDSSGASVSNAGDINGDGIDDLIIGAPFAASGAGQSYVVFGSTNGFNTSLDFSSLDGSNGFVINGSDTDSAGNSVSNAGDINDDGIDDLIIGAPGAAFGAGQSYVVFGSISAFNASLDLSSLNGSNGFTIKGINGANSDGIPDSSGKSVSTAGDINGDDIDDLIIGAPSAVLGAGQSYVIFGSTSAFSASFDLSSLDGSNGFAINGSDTDSAGNSVSNAGDINNDGIDDLIIGAQGIGKSYVVFGSTSAFSANFDLSSLDGSNGFVVNGNASDFSGEQRLYHQRD, via the coding sequence ATGGCTGATCCATTATTCGACCTCTCGTCCCTGGACGGTAGCAACGGCTTTACTATCGATGGGATTAATGCTAGTGACTCATCAGGCGCATCAGTCAGCAATGCCGGGGATATCAACGGCGACGGTATCGACGATTTGATTATTGGCGCACCTTTTGCCGCTTCGGGTGCAGGACAAAGCTACGTGGTATTTGGCAGCACTAATGGCTTCAATACCAGTCTTGACTTCTCATCCCTGGATGGCAGCAACGGCTTTGTGATCAACGGCAGTGACACCGACTCCGCAGGAAACTCAGTCAGTAATGCCGGGGATATCAACGACGACGGTATCGATGACCTGATTATTGGCGCACCTGGTGCTGCTTTCGGTGCAGGGCAAAGCTACGTGGTATTTGGCAGCATTAGCGCCTTCAATGCCAGCCTCGACCTCTCTAGCCTCAACGGCAGCAATGGTTTTACCATCAAGGGTATCAATGGTGCTAACTCAGATGGCATCCCAGACTCTTCAGGTAAGTCGGTCAGTACTGCCGGAGATATCAACGGTGACGATATTGACGACCTAATTATTGGCGCACCTAGTGCTGTTTTGGGTGCAGGACAGAGCTATGTGATATTTGGCAGCACTAGCGCCTTTAGTGCCAGCTTTGACCTCTCATCCCTGGACGGCAGTAACGGCTTTGCCATCAACGGCAGTGACACCGACTCCGCAGGTAACTCAGTTAGTAATGCTGGGGATATTAACAATGATGGCATCGACGACCTAATTATTGGCGCACAGGGCATAGGAAAGAGCTACGTAGTATTTGGCAGCACTAGCGCCTTTAGTGCCAATTTTGACCTCTCATCTCTGGACGGCAGTAATGGCTTTGTCGTCAACGGCAATGCCAGTGATTTCTCAGGTGAGCAACGGCTTTACCATCAACGGGATTAA
- a CDS encoding beta strand repeat-containing protein has protein sequence MQVPNGLNTNLDLSSLNGSNGFAINGSGTNSSGTSVSNAGDINGDNLDDLIIGAPGATLGTGQSYVVFGSISTFNASLDLSSLDGSNGFAINGINDSTGDRIPDSSGKSVSSAGDVNGDGIDDLIIGAPSAVSGAGQSYVVFGSTNGFNASLDLSSLDGSNGFAINGSDTDSAGNSVSNAGDVNNDGIDDLIIGAQGTGKSYVVFGSTSAFNASFDLSSLNGSNGFVINGNTTDFSGASVSNAGDVNNDDIDDLIIGAYNADSGAGKSFVVFGSTNGFNANLDLSNLDSSNGFAINGINGNDSSGYSVSAAGDVNDDDIADLIIGAPFAASGAGQSYVVFGSSSGFNANLDLSNLDESQGFAINGINSTDSLGISVSAAGDINGDGADDLLVGASGASLGAGQSYVIFGTPQPEPELQPEPQPEPQPQPEPQPLETNK, from the coding sequence TTGCAAGTCCCTAACGGCTTAAATACCAACCTTGATCTTTCATCGTTGAATGGCAGCAACGGCTTTGCCATCAATGGTAGTGGCACTAACTCTTCAGGCACATCAGTTAGCAATGCTGGCGACATCAATGGCGACAATCTCGATGACCTGATTATTGGCGCACCGGGTGCTACTTTGGGTACAGGGCAGAGCTACGTAGTATTTGGTAGCATTAGCACCTTCAATGCCAGCCTCGACCTCTCATCCCTTGATGGTAGCAACGGCTTTGCCATTAATGGCATTAATGACTCAACAGGAGATCGCATCCCAGACTCCTCAGGCAAGTCAGTCAGTAGTGCTGGAGACGTTAACGGCGACGGAATTGACGACCTAATTATTGGCGCACCCAGTGCCGTTTCTGGTGCAGGGCAAAGCTACGTGGTGTTTGGTAGCACTAATGGTTTCAATGCTAGCCTTGACCTCTCATCCCTGGACGGCAGTAACGGCTTTGCCATCAACGGCAGTGACACCGACTCCGCAGGTAACTCAGTCAGCAATGCTGGGGATGTTAACAATGATGGCATTGATGACTTAATTATTGGCGCACAGGGCACAGGAAAGAGCTACGTAGTATTTGGCAGCACTAGCGCCTTCAATGCCAGCTTCGACCTTTCGTCCTTGAATGGCAGTAATGGCTTTGTCATCAACGGTAATACCACTGATTTCTCCGGTGCTTCAGTTAGCAATGCTGGAGACGTTAATAATGATGACATCGACGACCTGATTATCGGTGCATATAATGCTGATTCGGGTGCAGGGAAGAGTTTTGTGGTCTTTGGCAGCACTAATGGTTTTAATGCCAACCTCGACCTCTCCAACCTTGACAGTAGCAATGGTTTTGCCATCAACGGTATTAATGGCAATGACTCTTCAGGCTACTCAGTTAGTGCTGCTGGGGATGTCAACGATGACGATATCGCTGACCTAATTATTGGCGCACCTTTTGCCGCTTCGGGTGCAGGGCAGAGCTACGTGGTTTTTGGCAGCAGTAGCGGCTTTAATGCCAACCTTGACCTTTCCAACCTTGATGAGAGCCAGGGTTTTGCTATCAACGGTATTAATAGTACTGACTCTTTAGGTATTTCTGTTAGTGCTGCTGGAGATATTAACGGCGATGGTGCTGACGATTTGCTTGTTGGTGCATCTGGTGCTTCTTTGGGGGCAGGACAAAGCTATGTCATCTTTGGTACTCCCCAACCAGAACCAGAACTACAACCAGAACCACAACCAGAACCACAACCACAACCAGAACCACAACCATTAGAAACTAACAAATAG
- a CDS encoding DUF4114 domain-containing protein, which translates to MNEFGVYAVDDATGEIDGIAPNEAGYTRKALERGQVILSAIANAPNGFSNNSLNSLLEFPSDTNLRFYLVKNSTTENVLSNVTPITDVLLSDSSNQKITSLNDNAFSLAWKDASGNSSNDFQNLVVRIQPTNEPLPLGTSLQSQPQGELIDLRDAKQQVRANFVVNREASFNNFVGFYKVADENGGIDTNGDGNGDILIGQAGYAQAAIRQRVAGIDLLVNNQGTASYTGTFEPGSIFAPFIIINGRPDAILDSNPNNDPAVYFPFLGANADKVDHIRLLGNNTFGFEDLAGGGDKDFNDVIVKVNLSIV; encoded by the coding sequence GTGAATGAATTCGGTGTATATGCTGTTGATGATGCTACAGGCGAAATTGATGGTATTGCTCCGAACGAAGCAGGTTACACCCGCAAAGCTTTAGAACGAGGACAGGTGATTCTCTCAGCTATTGCTAACGCACCTAATGGGTTCAGCAACAATTCTTTAAATAGTTTATTGGAGTTCCCATCTGATACTAATCTGAGATTTTATTTAGTCAAAAACAGTACAACAGAAAATGTGTTAAGTAATGTTACACCAATCACTGACGTACTGCTTTCTGACTCTTCAAATCAAAAGATTACAAGTTTAAATGACAATGCGTTCTCCTTAGCTTGGAAAGATGCTTCTGGTAATAGCAGTAATGATTTCCAGAATCTAGTAGTAAGAATTCAGCCGACAAATGAGCCGTTGCCTTTGGGTACAAGTCTACAAAGTCAGCCACAAGGAGAATTGATTGATTTACGGGATGCTAAACAACAGGTGAGAGCTAATTTTGTTGTCAACCGAGAAGCTTCATTCAACAATTTCGTCGGATTCTATAAAGTAGCTGATGAGAATGGTGGTATTGACACCAACGGCGATGGTAATGGAGATATTCTTATTGGACAAGCTGGTTATGCCCAAGCCGCAATACGTCAGCGTGTTGCCGGAATTGACTTGTTGGTAAATAACCAAGGTACGGCAAGTTATACTGGCACTTTCGAGCCTGGTTCTATCTTTGCACCATTCATTATTATCAATGGCAGACCAGATGCTATTTTAGATAGCAATCCCAATAATGATCCAGCAGTTTACTTCCCATTCTTGGGTGCTAACGCTGACAAGGTAGATCATATTCGTCTGTTAGGGAATAACACCTTTGGCTTTGAAGATTTAGCTGGTGGGGGTGACAAAGATTTTAATGATGTTATTGTCAAAGTCAATTTGAGCATTGTCTAA
- a CDS encoding DUF3134 domain-containing protein — MPTSPLREEPRNQRAPVIRTSNEFILLEWLKSTGRLIEREHQESEYLTEVEEISEMIDLDDIPYDHDDDDGDMDIEA, encoded by the coding sequence ATGCCTACAAGCCCTTTGCGTGAAGAACCTCGTAACCAACGAGCGCCTGTAATTCGTACAAGTAATGAGTTTATTCTTTTAGAATGGCTAAAGTCAACTGGTCGTTTAATCGAGCGTGAACATCAAGAATCTGAATATCTGACTGAAGTAGAAGAAATTTCCGAAATGATAGACCTTGACGATATCCCTTACGATCATGATGATGACGATGGTGATATGGATATAGAAGCCTAA
- a CDS encoding MltA domain-containing protein: MKKGLAGLGKFNKAIAISLPVVLSVLLVRMQSLTHRELISPECRVKKWDIPLSLTAENQDALTQKQKVPLIQRLPVTCCQSDTSCLDEILYGEIADKKAPMSAIARSLQYLETANAKAAYQNYPVVGITRDRVFKSLQRFRELLLKTNSATEYRYPVYRLPADFKFWPKPHPTREELEGADGLQSAKGKLRGLELFWFRDRFEPYLAQIQGSAKLQLSDGTQTTIGSAGNTAYNYKSIGRELVNDGKLPLEGVTMPIILDYFQQHPPELNIYIPRDRSFVFFQENHGQPAQGSINVPLTAERSIATDKSLMPPGALALIRASIPFVNPTGKMEERIISRYVLDQDTGGAIKGAGRVDYFLGTGKLAGDAYGGQSQRAGVTVSNGELFYLLLKSKN, translated from the coding sequence ATGAAAAAGGGACTTGCTGGGTTAGGAAAATTTAACAAAGCGATCGCCATTAGTTTACCTGTGGTTTTATCGGTTTTGCTGGTACGGATGCAATCTTTAACGCATCGGGAACTTATTTCGCCAGAATGTCGGGTGAAAAAGTGGGATATCCCACTTTCTTTAACTGCTGAAAATCAAGATGCACTTACACAAAAGCAAAAAGTACCATTGATTCAGAGATTACCAGTTACTTGTTGTCAAAGTGATACCTCTTGTTTGGACGAAATTCTATATGGAGAAATAGCAGATAAAAAGGCGCCGATGAGTGCGATCGCTCGTAGCCTCCAATACCTAGAAACGGCTAATGCTAAAGCTGCTTATCAAAACTATCCGGTGGTAGGGATTACGCGCGATCGCGTCTTCAAAAGCTTGCAAAGATTCCGCGAACTTCTATTAAAAACTAATTCTGCAACAGAATATCGCTATCCTGTTTATCGCTTACCTGCTGATTTCAAATTTTGGCCTAAACCTCATCCGACACGCGAGGAGTTAGAAGGAGCAGATGGTTTACAAAGCGCAAAAGGGAAATTGCGAGGATTAGAGTTGTTTTGGTTTCGCGATCGCTTCGAACCATATTTAGCTCAAATTCAAGGTTCGGCGAAACTTCAGCTTTCTGATGGTACTCAAACAACAATCGGTTCTGCGGGTAATACTGCTTATAATTACAAAAGCATTGGGCGAGAATTAGTGAATGATGGCAAATTACCGCTAGAAGGTGTAACTATGCCAATTATTCTCGATTATTTCCAACAGCATCCCCCAGAATTAAATATTTATATTCCGCGCGATCGCAGCTTTGTTTTTTTTCAAGAAAATCACGGTCAGCCAGCGCAAGGTTCTATCAATGTACCATTAACAGCAGAGCGTTCTATTGCTACAGATAAATCTCTTATGCCTCCTGGTGCTTTAGCATTGATTCGCGCTTCCATTCCCTTTGTTAATCCTACCGGAAAAATGGAAGAGCGCATTATTAGCCGCTATGTTCTTGACCAAGATACCGGAGGTGCAATTAAAGGTGCAGGTAGGGTAGATTATTTTTTAGGTACTGGGAAATTAGCAGGCGATGCCTACGGCGGGCAAAGCCAACGCGCTGGTGTTACAGTCAGCAATGGAGAGTTATTTTATCTATTACTTAAGTCCAAGAATTAA
- a CDS encoding proton extrusion protein PcxA, with amino-acid sequence MKNSVFSQKIYSFLLDTYRWYLQTPERSLHQAYDAALKIKEIEDKHFNGNKIDIDSAMYSNSVMDYFESDLKKLLKTVRMRLTELKASRWFLNEENQKAAQKVGIEHPSPSLVLEKLNFIDQVTSKYTTISDQTTSKALVVIPPNLPVEPVISDGNSLIVNPPTLPPKIPIKDSDNKSKVKRKADTVGVLPRSILSTISRLQVELDPNSEQDVIQTFRQTQRRTIISIRFILLLIIIPLLTHQIAKAFVLGPIIDRFRNTEEIQIFLNSEMEEEALVQLQRFEEKLKFENLIIKAPPLLPEQIETEMKKRANELAEEFRSESSNAIKNVFADMFSVVAFIWLLVVSKSSIAVLKDFFDHIVYGLSDSAKAFIIILFTDIFVGFHSPHGWEVLLEGVSRHWGLPASRDFIFLFIATFPVILDTIFKYWIFRYLNRISPSAVATYRNMNE; translated from the coding sequence ATGAAAAACTCTGTTTTTAGTCAAAAAATCTATTCTTTCTTACTTGATACTTACCGATGGTACTTACAGACTCCTGAACGTTCTTTACATCAAGCTTATGATGCAGCATTAAAGATTAAGGAAATAGAAGATAAGCATTTTAATGGTAATAAAATAGACATTGACTCAGCCATGTACAGTAATAGTGTGATGGATTATTTTGAGTCAGACCTAAAAAAGCTATTAAAAACTGTAAGAATGCGGCTTACAGAGTTGAAAGCAAGCCGTTGGTTTTTAAATGAAGAGAATCAAAAGGCTGCTCAGAAAGTAGGTATAGAGCATCCAAGTCCTTCTCTGGTTTTGGAAAAGCTAAATTTCATCGATCAAGTTACATCCAAATACACAACAATTTCTGATCAAACCACTTCCAAAGCTTTAGTAGTTATACCTCCAAACTTACCAGTTGAGCCTGTAATATCTGACGGGAATTCACTAATTGTCAATCCTCCGACATTACCACCCAAAATACCAATTAAAGACTCGGATAATAAATCAAAAGTAAAGCGTAAAGCCGATACAGTGGGCGTTTTACCTCGCTCTATTTTAAGTACTATCAGTCGTCTGCAAGTTGAATTAGACCCTAATTCGGAACAAGACGTAATTCAGACTTTTCGTCAGACTCAAAGAAGAACAATAATATCTATCAGGTTTATTTTACTATTAATTATCATACCACTTTTAACACATCAGATAGCAAAAGCTTTCGTACTCGGCCCCATTATTGATCGATTTAGAAATACTGAAGAAATACAAATATTTCTCAATTCAGAAATGGAAGAAGAAGCCCTTGTACAACTTCAAAGATTTGAAGAAAAGCTCAAATTTGAAAATTTAATTATCAAAGCTCCTCCACTGTTACCTGAGCAAATTGAAACTGAGATGAAAAAGAGGGCTAATGAGCTTGCTGAAGAATTTCGCAGCGAAAGCTCTAATGCAATCAAAAATGTTTTTGCAGATATGTTCTCGGTAGTTGCTTTTATTTGGCTTTTAGTCGTCAGCAAGTCTTCTATTGCTGTGCTAAAAGATTTTTTCGATCATATTGTCTATGGACTTAGTGATAGTGCCAAGGCATTTATCATCATTTTGTTTACTGATATATTCGTAGGATTTCACTCTCCTCATGGCTGGGAAGTACTTCTAGAAGGTGTATCACGCCATTGGGGATTACCGGCAAGTAGAGATTTTATCTTCTTATTTATTGCTACATTCCCAGTGATTTTAGATACCATATTCAAATATTGGATATTCCGATATTTGAATCGAATATCGCCTTCCGCAGTTGCTACTTATCGTAATATGAATGAATAA